One region of Actinomycetota bacterium genomic DNA includes:
- a CDS encoding transposase, which produces MVIIGIDPHKHSHTAVAVDQHEQPVGQRTVLAGPQTTAGLLAWAGRWPERRWAVESARGLGYHLAQQLVGAGEQVIDVQAKLATRVRLLDRGHGRKTDQADARSVALVALRTPTPAL; this is translated from the coding sequence ATGGTCATCATCGGGATCGACCCCCACAAGCACAGCCACACCGCCGTCGCCGTTGACCAGCACGAGCAGCCCGTGGGCCAGCGCACGGTTCTCGCCGGCCCCCAGACCACGGCTGGGTTGTTGGCCTGGGCTGGCCGCTGGCCCGAGCGCCGCTGGGCGGTCGAGAGCGCCCGGGGGCTGGGCTACCACCTCGCCCAGCAGCTGGTCGGGGCCGGTGAACAGGTCATCGATGTTCAGGCCAAGCTGGCCACCAGGGTGCGGCTGCTGGACCGAGGCCACGGACGCAAGACCGATCAGGCCGACGCCCGCTCGGTCGCCTTGGTCGCCCTGCGCACGCCCACCCCGGCCCT